A part of Amblyraja radiata isolate CabotCenter1 chromosome 23, sAmbRad1.1.pri, whole genome shotgun sequence genomic DNA contains:
- the LOC116986491 gene encoding E3 ubiquitin-protein ligase TRIM69-like produces the protein MSLRRGEWYQVVTEPPTPLTLERGPLTVGVYMDQEGGQVSFYDAGSMAHLYTFTHTFSETLYPYFCPCLTDGGKNAEPMKISRLNSQSRHHMPVTLPTHSDTSSATTRHLHPS, from the coding sequence ATGAGCCTGCGGAGAGGCGAGTGGTACCAGGTTGTCAccgagccccccacccccctcaccctggAGCGCGGACCTCTGACCGTCGGCGTCTACATGGACCAAGAGGGCGGCCAGGTGTCCTTCTACGATGCCGGCAGCATGGCGCACCTGTACACCTTCACCCACACGTTCTCTGAGACCCTCTACCCCTACTTCTGCCCCTGTCTCACCGACGGGGGCAAGAACGCCGAGCCCATGAAGATCAGCCGGCTCAACAGCCAGTCCCGGCACCACATGCCCGTGACGTTACCCACCCACTCCGATACCTCATCCGCCACCACCCGTCACCTCCACCCATCCTAA